The DNA region AGTATTACTCAAATTGGAAGTGTCTTAATTAAAAATAAATTTATTGTTGAAGTTATTCGTAAAATTGAAGATGAATTTATTACTTTGGAAGTAGTTGAGGGTAATTTAATTAAAATCAAAGCAAGTAATTTTGATTCAGTTTTAAATACATTAAACTCAGCAGATTATCCACATTTATCATTTGAAACAGAGGGTAAAGAAATAAATTTTACAAGTATAGTATTAAAAGAAATTATTTCACAAACAAGTTTTGCAATTGGAGAAAAAGAAAAAAGAATAGTTTTTAATGGTTTAAATATTAAAACAGATCAAAATAATAAAAAATTAATAATTACTGCCACTGATTCATTTCGATTATCATGTAAAAAGATTGCTTATAGTAATAATTATAATTTTGATGTTATTATTCCTGGAAAATTTATTAATGAAATTGGCCGTTTAATTTCAGAAAATGACCAAGAAATTAAAATGAAAATTACTGATAAATCAGTTAGTATTATTATTAATAATACAATTGTTCAAACAAAAATTATTGAAGGAAAATATCCTGATACAAGTAAAGTTATTCCAACTTCCTTTAATACTTCATTAACAATCAATAATCGTGAACTAATTAAAATTATTGAGCGAGCTAGTGTTTTATCAAATGAGGTGATGACAACAATTGTTACATTAAAAATAAAAGAACAAAAAGTTTTAGTTACTTCATTTACGCAAGAAATTGGTAACACAGAAGAAGAAATTAAAGATTTTAAAGTTGAAGGAGCAGACCAAATAATTGCTTTTAATTCAAAGTATATTTTGGATGCTTTAAAAGCCTTTAAAACAAAAGAAATTACAATTAAAATGATTGATGAAACAAAACCATTAATTATTTCTGCTAATGATGATTTAACATTACAACAATTAGTTTTACCAATTCGATTATATTAAAAACTAATTATTTAGTTTTTTTTATTTTATAACTTTTTTATAGGGTTAAATTAGACACTAAAAATATAAAAATATTTTTTATAATATTTAAAAATATATTTGATAATTTAGGCCTAAAATTAGTTAATAATGGTAAAATAAAAGAAAGCAGAAATGGAGAGAATTATTTATGGGTGATAATTATAATTCAGAATCAATTCAAATTTTAGAAGGTTTAGAAGCAGTTCGAAAACGACCAGGTATGTATATTGGGGCGACAAATGCTAGAGGCTTACATCATTTAGTTTGAGAAATTGTTGATAACTCAATTGATGAAGTTTTAGCTAATTTTGCTAATAAAATTAAAATTATCATTAATAAAGATGAATCAATTACAGTTGTTGATAATGGCCGTGGAATTCCAATTGAAATTCACCCAAAAACAAAAGTTTCAACATTAGAAACTGTTTTTACTATTTTACATGCAGGAGGAAAATTTGATTCAAATACATATAAAATTTCTGGTGGCTTACATGGAGTAGGAGCTAGTGTTGTTAATGCTTTAAGTAAATATTTAAAAGTTGAAGTTAGAAAAAATAATAAAAAATATGTAATGGAGTTTCATAATGGTGGTCAAATTTTAACATCAATTAAAGAAGTTGGTTCAACTTCAGAAACTGGAACAACAGTAACTTTTTTACCAGATGAAAAGATTTTTAAAGAAACAACAATTTTTAGTTTTTCAACAATTCAAAATCGAATTAAACAATTAGCTTTTTTAAATAAAGGATTAGAAATATCATTAGTTGATTTACGAGAAGATGATGAAGAAAAAATGGTTGTTTATCAATTTAATAATGGAATTAAAGATTATGTTTTAGAATTAAATAAAACAATTGGTACGCCACTAAACGATGTTTTTTATGTTGAAGGAATAGAAGATAATATTGTTGTTGAATTTGGGTTACAATATAATGACAATTATTCAGAAAATATTTTTTCTTTTTGTAATAACATTAATACCCATGAGGGTGGAACCCACGAAGAAGGTATTAAATTAGCCATTGTTCGTGAAATAAATAATTATTTTAAAAATATTAATAAAAATAATAAAGGTAACGAAGATAAATTTATTTGAGATGATATTAAAGAAGGAATGACAACAATAATTTCTATTCGTCATCCGGATCCACTATATGAAGGTCAAACTAAAACAAAGTTAGAAAACAGTGAAGTTAAAAAAATTGTTTCTAATATTGTTGGAAAAGGATTAAGTAGTTATTTGTTAGAAAATCCAGAAGATGCAAAAAAAATTATTGAAAAAATAAGTTTATCATTAAAAGCAAGAATTGCTGCACAACGTGCAAAAGAAACAACACGTCGTAAGACCGTAATGGATAGTTTTTCATTACCAGGTAAATTAGCAGATTGTGAAACAAAAGATGCTAAAATAGCTGAACTTTATATTGTTGAAGGGGATTCTGCTGGTGGAAGTGCTAAATCTGGTCGAAATCGAAAATTTCAAGCAATTTTACCATTACGAGGAAAAATTTTAAATGTTGAAAAAGCAAAACAAATTAAAATATTTGAAAATAATGAAATTAATTCAATTATTACCGCATTAGGAGCAGGTATTAAAGATAATTTTAATTATAAAAAATTACGTTATCAAAAGGTAATTATTATGACTGATGCTGATGTTGATGGTGCACATATTCGAATTTTATTATTGACATTTTTTTATCGTTATATGAAAGATTTGATTGAAAATGGCAATATTTATATTGCTCAACCACCACTATTCAAAATTCAAAATGGTAATAAGATTCAATATGCTTATAGTGATAATGAATTAGAACTTTATAAAAAAGAATTATTAAAACAAAATAAAAATTATACAATTCAACGTTATAAAGGATTAGGAGAAATGAATCCAGAACAATTATGAGAAACAACAATGGATCCAGAACAGCGTTTATTATTGAAAGTTTCTGTTAATAATGCATTTGAAACAAATTTAATTTGTAATGAATTAATGGGTGAAAATGTTGAACCACGAAAAAAATTTATTCGTGAAAATGCAAAATATGTTAAAAATTTAGATGTCTAGAAGGGAAATATAATGATGAAATCAGAAAATGATGGATATGATTATGATGGTAAAATTCGTGATATTGATATTGCTGATGAAATGAAAAATGGCTTTTTAGATTATGCAATGTCAGTTATTGTTTCACGTGCAATTCCTGATGTTCGTGATGGATTAAAACCAGTTCATCGCCGTATTATTTATGCAATGTGAGATTTAAATATGACTTATGATAAACAACATAAGAAATCAGCTCGAATTGTTGGTGAAGTAATTGGGAAATATCATCCCCATGGTGATACTGCTGTTTATGAAACAATGGTTCGGATGGCACAAGATTTTTCTTATCGTTATCCTTTAATTGATGGGCATGGAAATTTTGGTTCAATGGATGGTGATGCTCCAGCTGCAATGCGATATACGGAAGCAAAAATGAGTAAAATTGCTGGTGAACTAATCAAAGATATTGAAAAAGAAACAACAATTTTTATTGACAATTATGATGGCAGTGAAGAAGAACCGACTTTTTTACCAGGATATTTTCCAAATTTATTAGTTAATGGTGCTAGCGGAATTGCTGTTGGAATGGCAACTAATATTCCACCTCATAATTTGAATGAAGTAATTGATGGTGTTATTGCGGTAACAAAAAATCCTGAAATAACAACTGTTGAATTAATGAAAATTATTAAAGGACCTGATTTTCCAACGGGAGCATTAATTACGGCTGGAAACGGCTTAATTAAAGCTTATGAAACAGGAAATGGAGCAATTACAATTCGTTCAAAAATTGATATTGAAGAAAATAATAATAAAAGACGAATTATTGTGTCAGAGATTCCATATCAAATTAATAAAGCAAAATTGTTGGAACGAATTGCAGAATTAATTCGCGACAAAATTATTAATGGAATTAGTGATCTTCGTGATGAATCAAACATGGAAGGGGTTCGTATTGTTTTAGAATTAAAACGTGATGCTCAAGAAAATGTTATTTTAAATAAGTTATATAAATTAACACCACTTCAAACTAATTTTTCGTTAAATATTTTAGCATTATACAAAAACCAACCAAGAGTAATGGGTTTAAAACAAATTTTAAAATATTTTATTGAACATCAAATTGATATTATTATTAAACGTAGTCAGTTTGAATTAAAGAAAAATTGTAATCGTTTAATAATTTTAGAAGGATTAAAAATTGCGCTTGATAATATTGATGAAGTAATTACAATTATTAAACAATCACAAACAATACAGATTGCATCAAATGCTTTAATTAATAAATTTAATTTAGTAGTTGAACAAGCATGAGCAATTTTAGAAATGCGCTTACAAAGATTAACTGGATTAGAAATTGAAAAAATTATTAATGAAATTAAAAATATTAAAATAGCAATAACTGAATTAAAAGAGATTATTAATAATAGTGAAAAACAAATTGATATTATGATTACGGAATTAACAAAAATCAAGAAAAAATATGGTGATGAGCGGCGTAGTCACATTATTAAGGAAGAGTTAACAGAAATTGATCCAGAAGAATTAATTCGCCGGGAAGATATTTTAATTATGTTAACACAAGATGGTTATGTTAAACGAGTAGCTGATGATACTTTTAAATTACAAAATCGTGGTGGAAAAGGGATTATTGGTTTAGCAAATATTGAAGATAGTTTAAAGAAAATTATTAGTGCTAATAGTATTGACTCATTATTAATTTTTTCAAATTTTGGAAAAGTGTATAAATTACGAGCTTATCAAATTGAAACATATTCACGACATGCACGGGGGTTACCAATTATTAATTTAATCGCAATTGATAAAACAGAAAACATTCAAACAATTATTGCTATAGATGAGTCAATTTCAACAGAGGATAATTTATTTTTTGTGACAAAAAAAGGTCTTATTAAAAAAACAAAGATAAGTGAATTTAATCAAATTCGTCAAACAGGAAAAGTAGCAATTGAGTTAAAAGATAATGATGAATTAGTAAGCGTGATTATTACAAAAGGACATGATGATGTTATTATTGGAAATAATATTGGAAAAGTAATTCGATTTAATGAAGAAGAAATTAGGCCAATGATACGACAATCAGTAGGGGTTAAAGGAATTGCTAATAATGCTGTTGGAGAAACCATTGGGGTTAGTTCAGGACGGTCTGGGAAATATGTTTTATCAGTAACTGAAAATGGTTATGCAAAAAAAACAGCAATTGAAAATTATCGTTTGACAGGACGAAATACTAATGGTGTTAAGTCAATTAACTTAACAGATAAAACAGGATATTTAAAATTTGTTCAAGCTGTAAATGGTGATGAAGATATTTTAGTAGGAACAAAAAAAGGAAATATTATTCGTTTTTCGCTAGAACAAATTCCATTATTTGGTCGAACAACATCGGGTGTTAAAATTATGCGATTAGAACAAGATGATAAATTAGAAGTTATTGAAATTTTAAAAAATAAAATTAGCATTGAAGGAGAAAAATAAAAATGTTAGATCAGAAAAAAATTGTTGAAAATTTTGACAAAATAATAAAGAAATTAAATCGCCGGCATGATGATTTTTCATATTTACAAAATATTAAAAAATTATCAGTTCAACGTCGCGAATTAATTGTTAAATCAGAAAAATTAAAAGAAAAACAAAATCTTGAATCAAAAAAAGTTGGAATTTTAATAGCAGAAAAAAAAGACCAAGAAGTACAAACAATTAAAGAATTAATTAGTACTATTAAACAAAAAATTGAAGTAATTGATGAACAACTAAATAAAGTTGAAGAAAAAATTAAAGCAATTTTAGAAGTTACGCCTAACGTTCCAGATGATTTAGTTCCTAGTGGGAAAGATGAAAACGATAATGTGGAAATTCGTAAATGAGGTAAAATTTCAAATCATAAGAAAGTAAAAGAACATTGAGAAGTAGCGACAGCATTAGACTTAATTGATTTTGATCGGGGAACTAAAATATCAGGTTCACGTTTTGTAGTATATAAAGGAATGGGAGCTAAATTAGAACGTGCTTTAATGAACTTTATGTTAGATGAACATGCAAAACGAGATTATATTGAAATTGAACCACCAATTTTAGTACAACCACAAATTATGTATGGAACAGGAAACCTGCCAAAATTTAAAGAGGATTTATATTATATTGAAAAAGATAATTTATATTTAATTCCAACTGCAGAAGTACCAGTAACTAATTTATACCGTGAAGAAATTTTGGATAAAGATCAGTTACCAATTTATCATACTGCTTATACACCATGTTTTCGTCAGGAAGCTGGTTCTGCTGGACGTAATACAAAAGGAATTATTCGTTTACACCAGTTTAAAAAGGTTGAAATGGTTAAGTTTACTACCGAAGAAGCTTCATTTGAAGAATTAGAAAAAATGGTATTAGATGCAGAAAATATTCTTCAATTATTAGAAATCCCATACCGTGTAATTTTGTTGTGTTCAGGTGATATGGGATTTTCTTCAACAAAAACATATGATGTAGAAGTATGAATGCCTGGTCAGAATAAATATCGGGAAATTTCGTCTTGTTCAAATTGTCTTGATTTTCAAGCACGTCGGATGAAATTACGTTATCGTGATGTTAATAATGAAATAAAATATGTTCATACTTTAAATGGATCAGGTTTAGCAATTGATCGTTTAATTGCTGCCATTTTAGAAAATTATCAAAATGAAGACGGGACTATTACAATTCCCCAAAAATTGCAACCTTATTTTCAAGGTCAAACTGTTATTGTTTAAAATGTTTCACGTGAAACATTTTAAACAGTCAAGGAAAAGAAAAACCAAAAAAACTGCAATGTTTCACGTGAAACATTGCAGTTTTTAATAAATAAAGATATGCAAAATAAAATTATATGATATAATTACTTATGTCATTACAATAGTTACATTTGAAATTGGTCAGGACCGGAAGGTAGCAGCCATAAGACTAAGGACTATGTGTAATGACATTTTTTATGATAAAGGTGAATTTATGACAGATACTACATTAATTTTCAATAAATTATATAAGTTATCACAACGAGCATATAAGAAAAAACATGTTCCAATTTCTGCATTAGTTGTTGACCAAAATGGTAAAATTATTGCCATTGGATATAATAAAACAACAAAAAATTCAATAACAACACACGCTGAGATTTATGCTTTAAATCAAGCATGTCGAAAAAAACGAACAAATAAAATTAGTGATTGTTCAATATGAGTTACTGTTGAACCATGTATGATGTGCCTAGGAGCAATAATTAATTCAGGAATTAAAGTTATTAATTATTATTTATCAAATGAAAAATATGGTTTTTTAAAGTCTAATCATACTTTTGATGTTTCAAAATTAAAAGTTCAACATGTTATAAAACATGAGAAAAATATTATTTTAAAAGATTTAATGAAGAAATTTTTTGAACAATTAAGATAGAATATTTGTAATTAAAGGAGTAAAATAAAGTTATTATAACAATAATATTGGGCGGGAGCATAAAAAATGGATTATATTTCTTTATATCGTAAATATCGACCAAATAATTTTGATAAAATTGTTGGACAAATTGAAATTAAAAAAGCTTTAAAAAATGCAATTATAAATAATACATTTTCGCATGCATATTTATTTTCAGGACCACGTGGAACAGGGAAAACTTCGATTGCAAAAATATTTGCAAAAGCAATTAATTGTATTAATTTAGATAAAGGGAATCCGTGCAATGAATGTGCTAGTTGTCAGGAAATAAACCGCTCCGGAGCAGTTGATGTATTTGAAATTGATGCTGCTTCAAATAATGGTGTTGATGAAATTCGAGAAATTAGAAATAACGTTCAGTTACTTCCTACTATGACAAAATATAAAGTTTATATTATTGATGAAATTCATATGTTAACTAATTCAGCTTTTAATGCATTATTAAAAACATTAGAAGAGCCACCACAACATGTTGTTTTTATTTTAGCAACAACTGAAAGTCATAAAATTCCTGCAACAATTATTTCACGTTGTCAACAATATAATTTTCGTAAGATCTCAAAAGTTGAATTAGAAAATAATATTATTAATATTTTACAAAAAGAAGAAATTAAATATGATTTGGTTGCGATTAAAGAAATTGCTCTTTTGGCTGATGGTAGTGCTCGCGATTCATTAAGTATTTTAGAACAAGTAATTATGTTTTCTGATCGAAATGTTACCTTAGAAAATGTAAATATTATTTTTGCAACAGTTTCAAAAACCATTAAATTAAAATTATTAAAAGATATTTTAGAATATAAAACAGCAGAAGTTTTAATGGCTAGTAAAAAAATTTATAAATCAGGTTCTGATTTTGAAATTTTAACATTAAATTTATTAGATATTTTAAAAGAAATTTTTGAGTTTAAACAAACAAATAATTCATTTTTTTTAAATTTATTATCAGAAGAACAAGCAAAAGAATTTGTTGAACAATTAAGTTCAAAAGAATTAATTATGTTACTTGATTTGTTTACTGAAGCAGCAAGCAAAATGCGAAATAGTAAAACACAAGAAATGTATTTTGAATTAATTTTATTAAAAGCTTTAGCAATTTTTGAAAATAATACTAAGAATTTACAGAATTTAAAATTAAGTGATTTAGTGATTTTAGAGCATACAGAGGAAAGAAAAATTAATCATGATAAAATAGAACAAATTTATAAAAATATAGAAATGATAGAAAATAATTATGAAAAAGATCAAGTTATATCATTAAAAAACAATGATGAAATAATTAATTTAAAAGAACCGAAATTACCTAATAACCAACCATTATTTAATGATGAAAAACCTAATGATAGTTCTTTTAGTAACATAGAACAACAACAAGATAAAATAATATTAGATAAAAATGATCTTCAAACTAATTTTGAACAAAAAAAGGAAAAAGAAAGTTTTCAGTCAGTTGGATCAGAGCAAATTTCTTATGGAAAAGAATTAGAATGCATAACTAACTTACAAAAATATCGTGACGATATGAAAAATAAAGTTAATATCTATGAATTTTCTAATATTAATTATTCTAATAATCAAATTTTTAATATTTTAATTAAAGCTAGTAAAGAAAAGAGAGAAAAATTTAAAAATAAATTTATGGAATTAATTAACGAAAAAGGTAAAGTAGTTCAATTAGATAAATTAATTAGTTTCTATGATGTTAAATATGTGGCTGCATCAGAACAAGGACTGATTATTGTAACTAATACAAAACCAGAAGCAAATTGAATTAGTTTTGAAATGTGTAATTGAGAATTTCGCAATAAGATTTTCCAAGCATTTGATTTTGATTTTATTATTATTGCCTTAAGTGAAACTGAGTGAACTAGTGTTCGCAATGATTATGTTAAAATTAGACAAGAAAATAAATTACCAAAACCAACATTAATTGATATTGAAGATTTTTACCAAAATTTATTAGTTAAACAAATTGATAACTATGAAGAATATAAAGATGTTCTTGAAACTGGTAAACAGATTTTTGATAACATTAAGATAGTAGAATAATTGATTGGAAATTTGAAATGAACTATGAAGAATTAATTATGGAATTAAAAACTATTTTAGGTGTTGGTAAAAAAACTGCGGAAAGGATTTTTAATAAATTAATTATTAAACCATCATTATTGGAATCATTAGAGCATGTTTTAATGAAATCAAAAATAATTATCATCAATGCTCAATTTGTTCAACATTAATGTAAAATAATGTTTGTTTGTTTTGCCATAATAATTTATGTGAACAAAAAAAGTTTTGTGTTGTTAGCAATTTTTTTTATATTATAAAAATCGAACCAACAAAAGTTTTTAATGGAGTTTATCATGTTTTAAATGGTGAAATTAATGTAAAAAATGGCATTACACCAGATAAATTGACTTTTTCTGCGTTAGAATCCCGAATGAATGATAAAATTATAAAAGAAGTGATTATTGCTGTTGGTGCTACTTTTGAAGGAGAAGTAACAGCTCAATACTTAAAAATATTTTTGCAACCTTTTAATATAAAAATATCACGTTTAGCCCAAGGGATACCAATTGGTGGCTCCTTAGATTATATTGATGAAGGTAACATTAAAACAAGTTTTAGAGGGACGTAAAGATGTTTAAGAACAGGGAGTGTAATGATGATATTTATAACATTAGAAGGAATTGATGGTTCTGGAAAAACAACGATTTCAAAATTATTAAAAGAAAAATTACGGTCAGAAGGATATCAAGTTGTTTTAACACGAGAACCAGGAGGCAATGAAATTGCTGAGCAAATTAGAAATGTTATTTTAAGTAAACATAATTTAGGAATGGACCCATGAACAGAAGCTTTATTATATATTGCTGCTCGTAGGCAACATGTTGTTGAAGATATTTTGCCGGCGTTAAAACGAGGAGAAATTGTAATTTGTGATCGTTTTATGGATTCTACTTCAGCATACCAAGGATATGCTCGTGGATTAGGAATTCG from Spiroplasma kunkelii CR2-3x includes:
- the dnaN gene encoding DNA polymerase III subunit beta, translated to MIVNIKREKILDELLKVSRIISQKTLIPSLLGILIEVKKDKITFTTSDGDTSIKSEIMGTDLSITQIGSVLIKNKFIVEVIRKIEDEFITLEVVEGNLIKIKASNFDSVLNTLNSADYPHLSFETEGKEINFTSIVLKEIISQTSFAIGEKEKRIVFNGLNIKTDQNNKKLIITATDSFRLSCKKIAYSNNYNFDVIIPGKFINEIGRLISENDQEIKMKITDKSVSIIINNTIVQTKIIEGKYPDTSKVIPTSFNTSLTINNRELIKIIERASVLSNEVMTTIVTLKIKEQKVLVTSFTQEIGNTEEEIKDFKVEGADQIIAFNSKYILDALKAFKTKEITIKMIDETKPLIISANDDLTLQQLVLPIRLY
- the gyrB gene encoding DNA topoisomerase (ATP-hydrolyzing) subunit B — its product is MGDNYNSESIQILEGLEAVRKRPGMYIGATNARGLHHLVWEIVDNSIDEVLANFANKIKIIINKDESITVVDNGRGIPIEIHPKTKVSTLETVFTILHAGGKFDSNTYKISGGLHGVGASVVNALSKYLKVEVRKNNKKYVMEFHNGGQILTSIKEVGSTSETGTTVTFLPDEKIFKETTIFSFSTIQNRIKQLAFLNKGLEISLVDLREDDEEKMVVYQFNNGIKDYVLELNKTIGTPLNDVFYVEGIEDNIVVEFGLQYNDNYSENIFSFCNNINTHEGGTHEEGIKLAIVREINNYFKNINKNNKGNEDKFIWDDIKEGMTTIISIRHPDPLYEGQTKTKLENSEVKKIVSNIVGKGLSSYLLENPEDAKKIIEKISLSLKARIAAQRAKETTRRKTVMDSFSLPGKLADCETKDAKIAELYIVEGDSAGGSAKSGRNRKFQAILPLRGKILNVEKAKQIKIFENNEINSIITALGAGIKDNFNYKKLRYQKVIIMTDADVDGAHIRILLLTFFYRYMKDLIENGNIYIAQPPLFKIQNGNKIQYAYSDNELELYKKELLKQNKNYTIQRYKGLGEMNPEQLWETTMDPEQRLLLKVSVNNAFETNLICNELMGENVEPRKKFIRENAKYVKNLDV
- the gyrA gene encoding DNA gyrase subunit A, which gives rise to MKSENDGYDYDGKIRDIDIADEMKNGFLDYAMSVIVSRAIPDVRDGLKPVHRRIIYAMWDLNMTYDKQHKKSARIVGEVIGKYHPHGDTAVYETMVRMAQDFSYRYPLIDGHGNFGSMDGDAPAAMRYTEAKMSKIAGELIKDIEKETTIFIDNYDGSEEEPTFLPGYFPNLLVNGASGIAVGMATNIPPHNLNEVIDGVIAVTKNPEITTVELMKIIKGPDFPTGALITAGNGLIKAYETGNGAITIRSKIDIEENNNKRRIIVSEIPYQINKAKLLERIAELIRDKIINGISDLRDESNMEGVRIVLELKRDAQENVILNKLYKLTPLQTNFSLNILALYKNQPRVMGLKQILKYFIEHQIDIIIKRSQFELKKNCNRLIILEGLKIALDNIDEVITIIKQSQTIQIASNALINKFNLVVEQAWAILEMRLQRLTGLEIEKIINEIKNIKIAITELKEIINNSEKQIDIMITELTKIKKKYGDERRSHIIKEELTEIDPEELIRREDILIMLTQDGYVKRVADDTFKLQNRGGKGIIGLANIEDSLKKIISANSIDSLLIFSNFGKVYKLRAYQIETYSRHARGLPIINLIAIDKTENIQTIIAIDESISTEDNLFFVTKKGLIKKTKISEFNQIRQTGKVAIELKDNDELVSVIITKGHDDVIIGNNIGKVIRFNEEEIRPMIRQSVGVKGIANNAVGETIGVSSGRSGKYVLSVTENGYAKKTAIENYRLTGRNTNGVKSINLTDKTGYLKFVQAVNGDEDILVGTKKGNIIRFSLEQIPLFGRTTSGVKIMRLEQDDKLEVIEILKNKISIEGEK
- the serS gene encoding serine--tRNA ligase gives rise to the protein MLDQKKIVENFDKIIKKLNRRHDDFSYLQNIKKLSVQRRELIVKSEKLKEKQNLESKKVGILIAEKKDQEVQTIKELISTIKQKIEVIDEQLNKVEEKIKAILEVTPNVPDDLVPSGKDENDNVEIRKWGKISNHKKVKEHWEVATALDLIDFDRGTKISGSRFVVYKGMGAKLERALMNFMLDEHAKRDYIEIEPPILVQPQIMYGTGNLPKFKEDLYYIEKDNLYLIPTAEVPVTNLYREEILDKDQLPIYHTAYTPCFRQEAGSAGRNTKGIIRLHQFKKVEMVKFTTEEASFEELEKMVLDAENILQLLEIPYRVILLCSGDMGFSSTKTYDVEVWMPGQNKYREISSCSNCLDFQARRMKLRYRDVNNEIKYVHTLNGSGLAIDRLIAAILENYQNEDGTITIPQKLQPYFQGQTVIV
- a CDS encoding deaminase; this translates as MTDTTLIFNKLYKLSQRAYKKKHVPISALVVDQNGKIIAIGYNKTTKNSITTHAEIYALNQACRKKRTNKISDCSIWVTVEPCMMCLGAIINSGIKVINYYLSNEKYGFLKSNHTFDVSKLKVQHVIKHEKNIILKDLMKKFFEQLR
- the dnaX gene encoding DNA polymerase III subunit gamma/tau; protein product: MDYISLYRKYRPNNFDKIVGQIEIKKALKNAIINNTFSHAYLFSGPRGTGKTSIAKIFAKAINCINLDKGNPCNECASCQEINRSGAVDVFEIDAASNNGVDEIREIRNNVQLLPTMTKYKVYIIDEIHMLTNSAFNALLKTLEEPPQHVVFILATTESHKIPATIISRCQQYNFRKISKVELENNIINILQKEEIKYDLVAIKEIALLADGSARDSLSILEQVIMFSDRNVTLENVNIIFATVSKTIKLKLLKDILEYKTAEVLMASKKIYKSGSDFEILTLNLLDILKEIFEFKQTNNSFFLNLLSEEQAKEFVEQLSSKELIMLLDLFTEAASKMRNSKTQEMYFELILLKALAIFENNTKNLQNLKLSDLVILEHTEERKINHDKIEQIYKNIEMIENNYEKDQVISLKNNDEIINLKEPKLPNNQPLFNDEKPNDSSFSNIEQQQDKIILDKNDLQTNFEQKKEKESFQSVGSEQISYGKELECITNLQKYRDDMKNKVNIYEFSNINYSNNQIFNILIKASKEKREKFKNKFMELINEKGKVVQLDKLISFYDVKYVAASEQGLIIVTNTKPEANWISFEMCNWEFRNKIFQAFDFDFIIIALSETEWTSVRNDYVKIRQENKLPKPTLIDIEDFYQNLLVKQIDNYEEYKDVLETGKQIFDNIKIVE
- a CDS encoding toprim domain-containing protein → MFCHNNLCEQKKFCVVSNFFYIIKIEPTKVFNGVYHVLNGEINVKNGITPDKLTFSALESRMNDKIIKEVIIAVGATFEGEVTAQYLKIFLQPFNIKISRLAQGIPIGGSLDYIDEGNIKTSFRGT
- the tmk gene encoding dTMP kinase, with the protein product MIFITLEGIDGSGKTTISKLLKEKLRSEGYQVVLTREPGGNEIAEQIRNVILSKHNLGMDPWTEALLYIAARRQHVVEDILPALKRGEIVICDRFMDSTSAYQGYARGLGIRTLDEVQSIVLGTTKPDLTLFFDIQPTMASERMKVRNEVEMNRLDLEKNSFHKKVYEGYQVLISENADRIKVIAASKPVNEVLEQVYYYVDEIIQKIKDKENG